A window from Physeter macrocephalus isolate SW-GA chromosome 11, ASM283717v5, whole genome shotgun sequence encodes these proteins:
- the TMCO5A gene encoding transmembrane and coiled-coil domain-containing protein 5A — protein MEEHKEDQLDPESEKVEILRLAQSKRNINSLNMDLERDMQRIDEANQDLLLKIREKEDEIQRLENEITQTRDLAEDEDWEKENCTTKERERALQELEEETARLERKNETLVHSIAELERKLTRKSQKATKCEQGDLKGTPEESKVKLQQLEASCADQEKELAKVIEDYALVAQLCEDQALCIKKYQETLKKIEEELETRFLEREVSKVISMNSASKECNGQNNKDNSLQKKKTGFYKTIFQYFFLTTLFFIRLLGYLLFHISFINPDLFVNILPKILSRNILWKLRCFLFPSLMLETEDMLPH, from the exons ATGGAAGAACACAAAGAAGATCAACTAGATCCTGA GTCAGAGAAAGTGGAAATCTTAAGACTGGCCCAGTCAAAGAGGAACATTAACAGTTTGAATATGGACCTTGAAAGAGATATGCAGAGAATTGATGAAGCAAATCAGGACCTTCTTCTCAAAATCCGCGAGAAAGAAGATGAGATTCAGAG GCTGGAAAATGAGATCACTCAGACCAGAGACCTGGCAGAGGATGAGGACTGGGAGAAGGAGAACTGCACCacgaaggaaagggaaagagcctTGCAAGAGCTAGAAGAAGAAACAGCCAGACTG gaaaggaagaatgagACTCTGGTCCACAGTATAGCAGAACTTGAAAGAAAG CTTACAAGGAAATCTCAAAAGGCAACTAAGTGTGAACAAGGCGACCTAAAGGGAACCCCAGAAGAGTCAAAG GTTAAGTTACAACAGCTGGAAGCCTCCTGTGCAGACCAAGAGAAGGAGCTGGCCAAG GTAATAGAAGACTATGCACTTGTGGCCCAGCTCTGTGAAGATCAGGCCCTCTGCATAAAG aAGTACCAGGAAActttgaagaaaatagaagaagaacTAGAGACTCGGTTCCTCGAGAGAGAAGT GTCAAAAGTCATAAGCATGAACTCAGCAAGCAAAGAGTGTAACGGCCAAAATAACAAG GATAACTCtctccaaaagaagaaaacagggtTCTATAAAAC gatttttcaatatttctttctcaCCACCCTGTTTTTCATCAGACTGCTGGGCTACTTGTTGTTCCACATAAGTTTTATAAATCCAGATCTCTTTGTCAATATACTGCCCAAGATACTGAGCAGGAACATTTTGTGGAAGCTAAGATgctttctctttccatctctcatgCTTGAGACAGAGGACATGTTACCCCACTGA